The following proteins are co-located in the Candidatus Tumulicola sp. genome:
- the rpsG gene encoding 30S ribosomal protein S7: protein MPRKGPAVKRQILPDGKFNSKVLARFINKVMLRGKKSTAENITYAALTIVSEKTGRDPMDVFSQALSNAMPLVEVRPRRVGGATYQVPMEVRPDRRQAMAMRWLIGFARSRAGRSMEEKLANELLDASNNTGATIKKREDTHKMAEANKAFAHYRW from the coding sequence ATGCCGCGTAAAGGGCCCGCAGTCAAACGGCAGATTCTGCCCGACGGAAAGTTCAATTCGAAAGTCCTCGCACGGTTCATCAACAAAGTGATGCTGCGCGGCAAGAAGTCGACTGCCGAGAACATTACGTATGCCGCGCTCACCATCGTGTCCGAGAAAACCGGACGCGACCCGATGGACGTGTTTTCGCAGGCGCTTTCCAACGCGATGCCGTTGGTCGAAGTTCGTCCGCGGCGCGTCGGCGGCGCAACCTACCAAGTTCCGATGGAAGTCCGTCCGGACCGCCGTCAAGCGATGGCCATGCGCTGGCTGATCGGGTTCGCCCGCTCGCGCGCCGGCCGCTCGATGGAAGAAAAACTCGCGAACGAACTGCTCGACGCGTCCAACAATACCGGCGCGACGATCAAGAAGCGCGAAGACACGCACAAAATGGCGGAGGCCAACAAAGCCTTCGCACACTATCGCTGGTAA
- the rpsL gene encoding 30S ribosomal protein S12, which yields MPTINQLVRRGREKTEKKVKTRAFRVILTGPKPGHPDLPTRQFEVAGNPQRRGVCTQVKTVTPKKPNSALRKVARVRLTNGEEVTAYIPGIGHNLQEHSVVLVRGGRVKDLPGVRYHIIRGTLDTAGTANRKQGRSKYGAKRTVKK from the coding sequence TTGCCCACTATCAATCAGCTGGTTCGCCGCGGTCGCGAAAAAACCGAGAAAAAGGTCAAGACCCGCGCGTTCCGAGTCATCCTGACCGGTCCCAAGCCGGGGCATCCGGATCTACCGACGCGTCAGTTCGAAGTGGCCGGCAATCCGCAGCGCCGCGGCGTTTGCACCCAAGTCAAAACCGTCACGCCCAAGAAGCCGAACTCCGCGCTGCGCAAAGTCGCTCGCGTCCGTTTGACCAACGGTGAAGAAGTCACGGCATACATCCCGGGCATCGGCCACAACCTGCAAGAGCATTCGGTCGTGCTCGTGCGCGGCGGCCGCGTGAAAGATTTGCCGGGCGTTCGCTACCACATCATCCGCGGAACCCTCGACACCGCCGGGACCGCAAACCGCAAGCAAGGCCGTTCGAAGTACGGCGCCAAGCGAACGGTGAAGAAGTAA
- a CDS encoding GntR family transcriptional regulator has product MPDANHEPFLYVDERLETPPYRQIAEQLRGAIESGTLAAGALLPTVRQLAGDLRIAPNTVARAYTDMQAEGWIVSEGRRGTRVADRAPESARADRREGLQEAAERFVRGLRQRGFSAAEIAGEITRATDGAS; this is encoded by the coding sequence TTGCCTGACGCGAACCACGAGCCGTTTCTCTACGTCGATGAACGGCTCGAGACGCCACCGTATCGCCAGATTGCCGAACAGTTACGCGGCGCGATCGAATCGGGAACGCTGGCGGCCGGCGCACTGCTGCCGACGGTTCGCCAACTGGCCGGCGATTTGCGGATCGCTCCCAACACGGTGGCGCGCGCCTACACCGATATGCAAGCCGAGGGATGGATCGTCAGCGAGGGCCGGCGCGGAACCCGCGTCGCCGATCGGGCACCCGAGTCGGCGCGGGCCGACCGGCGCGAAGGCTTGCAAGAAGCGGCCGAGCGTTTCGTGCGCGGCCTACGCCAGCGCGGCTTTAGTGCGGCCGAAATTGCCGGCGAAATTACACGTGCCACGGACGGCGCATCCTAG